The following are from one region of the Vicia villosa cultivar HV-30 ecotype Madison, WI unplaced genomic scaffold, Vvil1.0 ctg.002184F_1_1, whole genome shotgun sequence genome:
- the LOC131638126 gene encoding uncharacterized protein LOC131638126 codes for MAECVTSPFCFKLNTQRRPFAERGFSYQTTTNFKTVQRKYSRNGCECFHFSTQKTYDPSVFRAPGLKMTHSLRTLPLNCNGIGALVDFDGSTASSLVPVVNRVLLMGSILLTYMAGVVPISKSYTSDQKIDSNKNALRESSNVSGSATKQNDQVESKYVLDVVREKLLNSLKALENEAYAGNTVLQYAQRPLSLNAVAEGPKLRLLWAAFLQVEEEVNNNSSVSRSVGMDDLFKVFSEVIQRSCHSICASWLEKEFFLVKGNTDKEFLSLILEKVKRDNAIAQNITRSGKKDLYSELLWYLAFGLLRDDSCYDSSIFATHGVSILEDLVIALADGVASVYLEFISVDSKVSSKTNSWDMSFCAMSTRELQKLRNEVALNQWLHHNMDTVVSMYEDRFDLCTLEKQPINLPDSSQTEKQSWWKNLTLQSSKAMSNELHCIVISHFSMPIKRTKELRALIGWRYYFSLLLELSDITMPIVRKVINKASEAISFFLVSLIGRSVGLIYSGIRQSLKWK; via the exons ATGGCGGAATGTGTGACTTCTCCATTCTGCTTTAAGCTGAATACGCAGAGAAGGCCTTTTGCTGAAAGAGGCTTCTCTTATCAGACTACTACAAATTTCAAGACTGTTCAAAG AAAATATTCCAgaaatggatgtgaatgtttccACTTCTCAACGCAGAAAACATACGATCCAAGTGTGTTTAGGGCTCCAGGTTTAAAAATGACTCACTCTCTTCGGACATTACCTTTAAATTGCAATGGCATAGGAGCTTTGGTTGACTTTGATGGTTCAACAGCCTCTAGTTTGGTGCCTGTTGTTAATCGGGTTCTTTTGATGGGAAGTATATTGCTCACTTATATGGCCGGAGTAGTTCCTATTAGCAAATCTTATACCAGTGATCAAAAGATCGATTCTAATAAAAATGCATTGCGTGAGAGCTCAAAcgtttctggtag TGCAACGAAGCAAAATGATCAAGTTGAGTCAAAGTATGTATTAGATGTGGTGAGAGAAAAACTTTTGAATTCACTAAAGGCATTAGAGAATGAGGCTTATGCGGGGAACACTGTCCTTCAATATGCACAAAGACCCTTGAGTTTAAATGCTGTGGCCGAGGGTCCAAAGTTAAGGTTACTTTGGGCTGCTTTTCTGCAAGTTGAGGAAGAG GTTAATAATAACTCGAGTGTTTCCAGATCTGTTGGTATGGATGATCTTTTCAAAGTTTTTTCTGAAGTTATTCAAAGATCATGTCATTCTATCTGTGCTTCATGGCTGGAAAAGGAGTTTTTCCTTGTAAAAGGCAACACTGACAAG GAGTTTCTTTCTTTGATACTTGAAAAAGTGAAAAGGGACAATGCTATTGCACAGAACATTACAAGGTCTGGCAAGAAGGATCTGTATTCAGAATTACTTTGGTATCTTGCTTTCGGTTTGCTTag GGACGATAGTTGTTATGATTCCAGTATATTTGCTACCCATGGCGTTTCCATATTGGAAGATTTAGTGATAGCTCTGGCAGACGGGGTTGCAAGCGTCTATCTGGAGTTTATTTCTGTTGATAGTAAGGTGTCAAGTAAAACAAATAGTTGGGACATGTCATTCTGTGCTATGTCCACCAGGGAACTCCAAAAATTACGTAACGAG GTTGCTTTGAACCAGTGGTTGCACCACAACATGGACACAGTTGTGTCAATGTATGAGGATCGCTTTGACTTGTGTACACTCGAGAAACAACCCATTAATCTACCAGACAGCAGTCAGACTGAAAAACAATCTTGGTGGAAGAATCTTACCCTGCAATCTTCAAAAGCCATGTCAAACGAGTTACATTGTATTGTGATAAGCCATTTCTCAATGCCCATAAAACGGACCAAGGAGTTAAGAGCCCTGATAGGATG GCGGTATTACTTCAGCCTTCTCCTGGAGTTGTCTGACATCACGATGCCGATTGTTAGAAAAGTTATTAATAAAGCAAGCGAAGCGATCTCTTTCTTTTTGGTTAGCTTGATTGGTAGGTCTGTAGGACTCATTTATTCAGGCATTAGGCAGTCCCTCAAATGGAAGTGA